The Alnus glutinosa chromosome 7, dhAlnGlut1.1, whole genome shotgun sequence genome includes a region encoding these proteins:
- the LOC133873752 gene encoding cytochrome P450 81Q32-like, with product MEDVLLYYSSIALSLLLVALAFKLIYLQTPKHLPPSPPSLPILGHLHLAKKPLHRTFHSLSQKYGQIFSLRFGSRLVVIVSSPSAVEECFTKNDIILANRPPFLAAKHLGYNHTTMSSSPYGDHWRNLRRISSLEIFSTNRLNTFLGIRRDEVKRLLRKLLRNSREDFAKVDLKSMFTDLTFNNIMRMVAGKRYYGGEEDVKDEEEARQFKKIMKEAFENGGASNPHEFVPMLRWIDHGGLEKRLMRLANKTDAFLQALVDEKKVKEEGNTMIDHLLSLQKSQPDYYTDQIIKGLILVLILAGTDTSAVTLEWAMSNLLNHPDVLKKARAELDSQIGLDILMEESDVSKLRYLQCIISETLRLYPAAPLLIPHMSSKDCTVGGYDVPPNTMILVNAWAIHRDPEVWDDASSFKPERFECGEADGHKLMPFGLGRRACPGAGLAQRMVGLALGSLIQCFEWERVDEEEVDMAEGDGITMPKVVALEAMCKARPIMNNFLSESL from the exons ATGGAGGACGTGTTGCTATACTACTCATCCATTGCCCTCTCTCTTCTCCTCGTCGCTCTTGCTTTCAAGCTGATCTACCTTCAAACACCCAAACACCTCCCTCCCAGCCCACCTTCTCTCCCAATTCTTGGTCACCTCCATCTCGCTAAAAAACCCCTCCACCGTACTTTCCACAGCCTCTCACAAAAATACGGCCAGATTTTCTCTCTCCGATTTGGTTCCCGCCTGGTGGTTATCGTATCATCCCCATCTGCAGTCGAAGAATGCTTCACCAAAAACGACATCATCTTAGCCAACCGTCCTCCCTTCCTAGCGGCCAAGCACTTGGGCTACAACCACACCACCATGTCATCATCCCCTTACGGCGACCACTGGCGCAACCTCCGCCGCATCAGCTCCCTCGAGATCTTCTCAACCAACCGCCTCAACACCTTCTTGGGCATCCGACGGGACGAGGTCAAGCGCTTGTTGCGCAAACTTTTACGTAACTCGCGCGAAGATTTCGCCAAGGTGGACCTGAAATCAATGTTCACGGATCTCACCTTTAACAACATAATGAGAATGGTGGCAGGGAAGCGGTACTATGGGGGCGAGGAGGACGTTAAGGATGAAGAAGAGGCGAGGCAGTTTAAGAAGATAATGAAAGAGGCTTTCGAAAATGGAGGGGCGTCGAATCCTCATGAATTCGTGCCCATGTTGCGGTGGATTGATCACGGGGGTTTGGAGAAGAGGTTGATGAGGCTTGCCAACAAGACGGATGCCTTCTTGCAAGCTCTTGTTGACGAGAAGAAGGTTAAGGAGGAAGGGAACACCATGATCGACCATCTGCTTTCCTTGCAGAAATCACAGCCGGATTACTACACCGACCAAATTATCAAAGGCCTTATTTTG GTTCTGATACTTGCGGGGACTGACACATCAGCAGTGACATTAGAGTGGGCGATGTCCAATCTACTCAACCATCCTGATGTGTTGAAGAAGGCTAGAGCTGAGTTGGATAGTCAAATTGGGCTGGACATTTTGATGGAAGAATCAGATGTGTCTAAATTGCGGTACCTTCAATGCATAATCTCGGAGACCCTTCGATTGTACCCTGCAGCCCCACTGTTAATACCCCACATGTCCTCTAAGGATTGTACTGTGGGAGGATATGATGTACCACCTAACACGATGATATTGGTGAATGCATGGGCCATACACAGAGACCCCGAGGTGTGGGATGACGCATCCAGTTTTAAGCCTGAGAGATTCGAGTGTGGCGAGGCTGACGGGCACAAGTTAATGCCGTTTGGGCTGGGGAGGAGGGCTTGTCCTGGGGCTGGACTCGCCCAACGGATGGTGGGGTTGGCTTTGGGTTCATTGATTCAATGCTTTGAATGGGAAAGGGTTGACGAGGAAGAAGTAGACATGGCTGAAGGTGATGGGATCACCATGCCCAAAGTTGTGGCACTAGAGGCCATGTGTAAGGCGCGCCCCATTATGAATAACTTTCTTTCCGAGTCTCTATAG